The Yersinia intermedia genome window below encodes:
- the ubiI gene encoding FAD-dependent 2-octaprenylphenol hydroxylase, translated as MQSYDVVIAGGGMVGLALACGLQGSGLRIAILEHQPAPEPLTAPLTDELALRVSAINAASERLLQKIGVWGSILALRASPYGGMEVWDQDSFGKIAFHADEYGFSHLGHIIENRVIQQALWQRASQLAEVTLLAPASLKQVAWGESEAFITLTDGRMLSARLVVGADGANSWLRQHADIPLTFWDYAHHALVATIRTEEAHQATARQVFHGDGILAFLPFSSPHLSSIVWSLPPERAAELAALPAEQFNRELGMAFDMRLGQCQLESERQTFPLTGRYARSFAAHRLALVGDAAHTVHPLAGQGVNLGFMDAAELVSELRRLQRQGKDIGQHLYLRRYERRRKHSAAVMLASMQGFRSLFAGSNPAKKLLRDIGLTLADNLPGAKPPLVRQAMGLHDLPDWLDE; from the coding sequence ATGCAATCATATGACGTGGTTATCGCCGGTGGCGGAATGGTCGGTCTGGCGCTGGCCTGTGGCTTACAGGGCAGTGGTTTGCGCATTGCTATTCTGGAGCATCAGCCTGCACCGGAGCCTCTCACCGCACCGTTGACTGATGAGTTGGCGCTACGCGTCTCGGCGATCAATGCCGCCAGTGAGCGCTTACTACAAAAAATAGGGGTGTGGGGCAGCATTTTGGCGCTACGGGCCAGTCCTTATGGCGGCATGGAAGTGTGGGACCAAGACAGTTTTGGCAAAATAGCGTTTCATGCTGATGAATATGGCTTTAGCCATCTCGGTCATATCATTGAGAACCGGGTGATTCAGCAGGCGTTATGGCAGCGTGCCAGCCAATTAGCTGAAGTTACGCTGTTGGCACCGGCCAGCCTCAAACAGGTGGCATGGGGTGAAAGCGAAGCTTTTATCACGCTGACTGATGGCCGTATGCTCAGTGCGCGGCTGGTGGTTGGAGCTGATGGCGCTAACTCATGGTTGCGCCAGCATGCGGATATCCCGCTGACCTTTTGGGATTACGCGCATCATGCATTGGTAGCGACCATCCGCACGGAAGAAGCACATCAGGCAACGGCGCGTCAGGTATTTCATGGTGACGGTATTCTGGCTTTCCTGCCGTTTAGCTCTCCACACTTGAGTTCGATAGTCTGGTCACTTCCTCCTGAGCGTGCTGCCGAGTTAGCTGCACTACCCGCTGAGCAATTCAACCGCGAACTGGGTATGGCGTTTGATATGCGTTTGGGGCAATGCCAACTTGAGAGTGAGCGGCAGACCTTCCCGCTGACAGGGCGCTATGCGCGTAGCTTCGCGGCACACCGGTTGGCGCTGGTGGGGGATGCTGCTCATACTGTGCATCCGTTGGCCGGGCAGGGCGTCAATCTGGGCTTTATGGATGCCGCGGAGTTGGTTTCTGAGCTGCGCCGTTTACAGCGCCAAGGCAAAGATATCGGTCAGCATCTCTATCTGCGGCGCTATGAACGTCGCCGCAAGCACAGTGCTGCGGTGATGCTTGCCAGTATGCAGGGTTTCCGTTCCCTGTTTGCGGGCAGTAATCCGGCCAAAAAGCTCCTGCGTGATATCGGATTAACGCTGGCTGATAACTTGCCGGGAGCAAAACCACCGTTAGTGCGGCAGGCGATGGGATTACATGATTTACCTGATTGGCTAGATGAGTAG
- the gcvT gene encoding glycine cleavage system aminomethyltransferase GcvT has translation MAKQTPLYDQHVACGARMVDFHGWMMPLHYGSQIDEHHIVRQDAGMFDVSHMTIVDLHGARTREFLRYLLANDVAKLTQPGKALYTGMLNASGGVIDDLIVYFLQEDYFRLVVNSATRDKDLAWIIQHAEPYQVEVTVRDDLALVAVQGPTAQQKVATLLTPEQQQAVAGMKPFFGIQTGDFFIATTGYTGESGYEIALPKEQVVEFWQQLLAAGVKPAGLGARDTLRLEAGMNLYGQEMDEGVSPLAANMGWTVAWLPEDRQFIGREALEKQRASGTEQLVGLIMTEKGVLRNELPVHFSDALGHSHVGVITSGSFSPTLGFSIALARVPAGIGESAVVQIRNREMPVRVTKPGFVRAGKPVAL, from the coding sequence ATGGCTAAGCAGACCCCGCTGTATGATCAGCACGTAGCGTGCGGTGCGCGCATGGTAGATTTTCATGGCTGGATGATGCCATTGCATTATGGTTCCCAAATCGACGAGCACCATATCGTGCGTCAAGATGCCGGTATGTTCGATGTCTCTCATATGACTATCGTTGATCTGCACGGTGCCCGTACCCGTGAGTTCCTGCGTTACCTGTTAGCCAACGATGTTGCCAAACTAACCCAACCGGGCAAAGCCCTTTACACCGGGATGCTGAATGCGTCCGGCGGTGTTATCGATGACTTGATTGTCTATTTCCTGCAAGAAGACTATTTCCGCTTAGTGGTTAATTCCGCTACCCGTGACAAAGATCTGGCCTGGATAATCCAGCATGCCGAACCTTATCAAGTTGAAGTGACGGTGCGTGACGATCTTGCTCTGGTGGCGGTACAAGGCCCAACGGCTCAACAGAAAGTGGCTACTTTACTGACCCCTGAACAGCAGCAAGCGGTTGCGGGTATGAAGCCATTCTTTGGTATTCAAACGGGTGATTTCTTTATCGCGACTACCGGCTATACCGGTGAATCAGGGTATGAAATCGCACTGCCAAAAGAGCAAGTTGTTGAATTTTGGCAGCAACTGCTCGCCGCTGGGGTGAAACCAGCGGGCCTTGGTGCGCGTGATACTTTGCGTCTGGAAGCGGGTATGAACCTTTACGGCCAGGAAATGGATGAAGGTGTTTCTCCGTTAGCCGCCAATATGGGCTGGACAGTCGCCTGGTTGCCGGAAGACCGTCAGTTTATCGGCCGTGAAGCGCTGGAAAAACAACGTGCGAGCGGAACTGAGCAACTGGTCGGTTTGATCATGACGGAAAAAGGCGTATTACGTAATGAGTTACCTGTGCATTTTTCTGATGCGTTGGGTCACTCACATGTCGGTGTAATAACCAGTGGTTCATTCTCGCCAACATTGGGTTTCAGCATTGCGCTGGCTCGTGTGCCTGCGGGGATTGGTGAGAGTGCGGTGGTACAAATCCGCAATCGTGAAATGCCGGTGCGGGTCACAAAACCTGGTTTTGTGCGGGCGGGTAAACCGGTTGCGCTGTAA
- the gcvH gene encoding glycine cleavage system protein GcvH, translated as MSNVPAELKYASSHEWVRADGDGIYSIGITEHAQELLGDMVFVDLPEVGSEVSAGSDCAVAESVKAASDIYAPISGEIVAVNTELESSPELVNSAPYTDGWLFSIKASDEGELAGLLDAEAYLATIEE; from the coding sequence ATGAGCAATGTACCAGCAGAGTTAAAATATGCGTCATCTCATGAGTGGGTTCGTGCCGATGGTGATGGCATCTATAGCATCGGTATCACTGAGCATGCGCAAGAGTTACTGGGCGATATGGTGTTTGTTGATTTGCCTGAAGTGGGCAGTGAAGTTTCAGCAGGCAGTGATTGTGCTGTTGCCGAATCAGTTAAAGCGGCTTCCGACATTTATGCACCGATCAGCGGCGAAATTGTTGCGGTTAATACAGAGCTGGAAAGCTCACCAGAGCTGGTCAACAGCGCACCTTATACCGATGGTTGGCTGTTCAGCATCAAAGCCTCTGATGAAGGTGAGCTGGCCGGTTTGCTAGATGCCGAGGCGTATCTGGCGACCATTGAAGAATAA